One Formosa agariphila KMM 3901 genomic window, TAAGAAACGTGGATTGAGTAATAATAAATCTACACCAGAGGCATTAAAAGTTAGAGTGTCTAAGAAGACTATAGATTTGTTTGATGGATTAGGTGTTATGAACAAGGTTGAGTCTGTAGCACGATATGAAATTGAAATGGAGGATTATATACATCGTATTCAAATTGAAAGTCGGGTGTTAGGAGATATTTCTAGAAGTCATATTGTACCTACAGCAGTGCGTTATCAAAATATTTTAATAGAGAACGTAAAAGGGTTAAAGGAAATTTATGGTACATCGTTTAAAACAGTTGCAAAAGAACAATTGGCACTAATCGAAGATATTTCTAGTCATATAGAATCCATAAATTCTAAAGTCACTAAAATGATTGATGCTAGGCGTACTATTAATAAGGAAGAAGATATAGAAAAGAAAGCTTTAGATTATTCATATGTTATAAATCCAATGTTTGCAGATATACGCTACCATTGCGATAAATTAGAGTTATTGATAGATGATGAATTGTGGCCATTAACAAAGTATAGAGAACTACTTTTTATTAAGTAGTATATACATTATATATAGTATAGAAAAAGCTGCCTGTTAAGGGTGGCTTTTTTAGTATATCGGCCCTTATGAAGCTTAATTTAAAAGGTGAACCTCCGTTTTTAGGTTCCGATATGTGTGGATTTTGATGATTTGGCAAAATTTATGGAAAGTAAAATCTTACAATTGGTGGTAGGGTTATGTAAGTAAGAATGCGTTTTGTCTGTCATAAATGTGCTTAATCGAAAACTTGTTATTCGGACGATAATTAGGGGTTCACACAAGAGTAGATTACATATAAAATCAATATCTTTACATCGCTATTAATCTATACAATTTAATTATGAAACAGCTCGTTGTAAGTGTGCTGTTGCTCTTAGTTGCCACTTTGGTTTTTTCTCAAGCGGAAAGTGATTCGCAGGAAAAAAGTGCGGTAAATGAAACTATTATTGAGCAGCCAGCCCAGCCAGAAAATTCGCTAGCACACCTTTATAAATAAGAAGTGTCGCAAGTAGAAAATTAAGTAAAACAATTTATAAATCTTCAATTGTCCTCTTAAAACGGATGTTTGAAGATTTTTTTTATGCCTCTTTTTTTCCTTTAAATTATCCCAAAAAACTAATTTACAATGCTTACTTTTGTAAATCATTCTCAACAAAAAAATCATATGAGTCAAGAAGTCAGTAAGCGGTATGCGCAACGAGGAGTTTCAGCTTCAAAATCAGATGTTCATAACGCAATAAAGAATATTGATAAAGGATTGTTTCCTAAGGCATTTTGTAAAATTGTTCCAGATTACTTATCGCAAGATGAAGCGTATTGCTTAATTATGCATGCCGATGGTGCCGGGACTAAAAGTGCTTTGGCTTATATGTATTGGAAGGAAACTGGAGATGTTTCTGTTTGGAAAGGTATTGCTCAAGATGCGCTTATCATGAATATAGACGATTTGTTATGTGTGGGAGCTACAGATAACATCATGCTGTCTTCAACCATTGGTCGTAATAAAAATGTGATTACTGGAGAGGTCTTGTCGGCTATAATAAATGGTACCGAAGAATTAATCGAAGATTTAAAATCTTTTGGAGTTACTATTCATTCAACAGGTGGAGAAACTGCCGATGTTGGAGATCTGGTTAGAACTATTATAGTAGACTCTACGGTAACTGCACGTATGAAACGTGAAGATGTTATAGATAATGCTAACATTAGAGAAGGAGACGTTATTGTTGGACTAGAATCTTTTGGTCAAGCAACTTACGAAAAGGAGTATAATGGAGGTATGGGTAGTAACGGATTGACATCGGCTAGACATGATGTGTTTCACAACTACTTAGCTGAAAAATTCCCTGAAAGTTTTGATGCTGCTGTGCCTAGCGATTTAGTGTATTCTGGTCAGATGAAACTTACCGATAAGGTAGAAGGTTCTCCATTAGATGCAGGGAAGTTAGTGTTGTCACCAACGCGTACGTATGCGCCAATTATAAAAGCCATTTTATCGAAATATAATAAAGAGAATATTCATGGTATGGTTCACTGTTCTGGTGGCGCGCAAACTAAAATATTGCACTTTGTAAATCAATTTCATATTATTAAAGATAATTTATTTCCAATTCCTCCGTTATTTAAATTGATTCAAGAACAATCGAAAACAGAGTGGAAGGAAATGTATCAAGTTTTTAACTGCGGACATCGTATGGAACTTTATGTGTCTCCAGATGTAGCACAAGATATTATTGCCATTTCTAAATCTTTTAATGTAGATGCACAAATTATTGGTCGCGTAGAAGCTTCCGAAAAGAAACGTCTGTCTATTAAGAGTGAATTTGGATTGTTTGAGTATGAATAATAAATAGAAGTTTTTTTTGAAATTAGGTTAGAGATTAGACTAGTATGAAATATAATATTTTTTTTCTGTTGTGCTTTATTGTTCAATTTTCTATTGCACAACCTGATTCCTTATATATAAAGAAAAAAAATATTGTAGTAGAACCTACACCTAAGTGGGAAAACAAGAACAAAGGAGGTATCGATTTAAACGAAGTTGCTTTCGTGAATTGGAGTTCTGGGGGTAGTAATTCTATTTCTGCTATTTTAAGTGTTAAATCAACTTTAGATTATACGTATCGTGATTTTGTGTGGAGTAGTAGTATTAACTCACGTTATGGTATTAACCAGCAAGAGAGTCAGCCTTTAAAGAAAACAGACGACTTATTCGAGTTAAATTCATCTTTAGGATATAGGCGGTCTAAAAATTCTAAATGGTACTATTCTGCACGTTTAAATTTTAAAACACAATTTGCTAACGGATATTCTTATCCCGATACTTCTAACCCGATTTCTAAATTTATGGCTCCAGGTTATATGTTTTTTGGGGGAGGTATGGAATACGGTAAGGATATTAAACGCTTATCGCTATATGTGTCTCCTTTAACTTTTAAGTCTACGTTTGTACTTGATGAAAATCTGGCAAATGCCGGAGCTTTTGGTGTTAGTCCTGCAATTTATGATGACGAAGGTAATGTATTGGTGCCTGGAGAAAAGGTAAGAGAGGAACTAGGGATATTGGTAACCAATTATTACGAATTGGATGTGGCTAAAAACGTCTCGTTAAAAAGTACAGCCAATTTTTATACCGACTATTTAAATAGTTTTGGAAACATTGATGTCGATTGGGAAGTCCTTGTCGATTTTAAAGTGAATAACTTTATAAAAGCATCTTTAGGTTCTCAGCTTAAATATGATAACGATGTTAAGACTGTAGTTGTTATAGATGAAGACGCCGACGAGTACGCACAGGGCGGTGCTAAAGTACAATGGAGACAGCTTTTAGGTGTTGGTTTTGTTGTTGATTTCTGATTATAAGTCATTTATAAAATTATTTTTATTTGTTAACTTTTTATTGTTGATAAAAAGTTAAGTGCTTGATAGTTAATTTTTTAAGATTTATTGTTGAAAACTTTTAAATTTTTATTTTGCAATTTGTGTTGAATTCTTGTCTATATTTGTGGTCTGAAAATTATTTTAGTAATCACAAAAATCTCCAAGACAATGAATGTAGATTCTTTACCTATTCAACGAAAAACCTATACACAAGATGAAGCTTTCGAAGCGGCTTTAAAATACTTTAAAGGCGACGATTTAGCGGCAAGGGTTTGGTTAAACAAATACGCTCTTAAAGATTCCGATGGGAATATATACGAGTTAACGCCAAACGATATGCATCGTAGAATAGCGAAAGAGATTGCTAGAATAGAAGTTCGTTATCCAAATCCATTATCTGAAGAAGAAATTTTCGATTTAATTAAAGATTTCAAATATATCGTTCCTCAAGGAAGTCCAATGGCAGGAATTGGTAACCCGTTTCAAATTGCATCACTTTCAAATTGTTTTGTAATAGGAAATAGTGGTGATTCAGATTCTTATGGAGGAATCATGAAAATCGACCAAGAACAAGTACAATTAATGAAACGTCGTGGAGGTGTAGGTCACGATTTATCTCATATTCGTCCAAAAGGTTCTCCGGTAAAAAATTCAGCATTAACATCTACGGGTATTGTACCGTTTATGGAGCGTTACTCAAATTCTACTAGAGAAGTTGCTCAAGATGGACGTCGTGGTGCATTAATGTTGTCGGTATCTGTAAATCATCCAGATTCAGAAGATTTTATAGATGCTAAATTAGAGCAAGGTAAAGTAACAGGAGCAAATGTATCTGTACGTATAGATGATGAGTTTATGAAAGCTGTTAAATTAAACGGTGAATACACTCAGAAATATCCAATTTTCAGCGATAATCCAAAATTCACAAAAACAATTCAAGCAGATGGTATTTGGAAAAAAATTGTCCATAATGCATGGAAATCTGCAGAACCAGGAATATTATTTTGGGATACTATAATTAATGAATCTGTGCCAGATTGTTATTCTGATTTCGGATACAAAACCGTTTCAACTAACCCTTGTGGTGAGATTCCATTATGTCCTTATGATTCTTGTCGTTTACTAGCAATCAACTTATTTTCGTACGTAGATAAACCTTTTACAAAGGATGCGTCTTTTAATTTCGAAAAGTTTAGTAAACATATTGCCGTTGCGCAACGTATTATGGATGACATTATCGATTTAGAATTAGAAAAAATCGATGGTATTTTAGCTAAGATTGCTGCAGATCCAGAATTAGATGTTGTAAAAGCAACAGAAAAACAACTTTGGGAAAATATTAAACATAAAGCAGAAGAAGGGCGAAGAACTGGTATTGGTATCACTGCTGAAGGTGATATGTTAGCAGCGCTAGGTATTCGTTATGGAAGTAAGGAAGGAAATGCTTTTTCTGTTGAAGTTCATAAAAAATTAGCAATTGAAGCCTATAGAGCTTCTGTGTATACAGCAAAAGATCGTGGGGCATTTGGTGTCTACGATTCAGAATTAGAAAAAAATAATCCATTTATTCAACGCTTAAAAGAAGCCGATAGTAAATTGTATTACGACATGTTAGAGTACGGTCGTCGTAACATTGCTTTATTAACAATTGCGCCAACAGGAACAACAAGTTTAATGACGCAAACAAGTTCTGGAATCGAGCCTGTGTTTATGCCGGTTTACAAACGTAGACGTAAAGTAAATCCGAACGATAAAAATGTACGTGTAGATTTCGTAGATGAGGTTGGAGATTCGTGGGAAGAATATGTTGTATTCCACCACCGTTTTAAAGAATGGATGGAAGTAAACGGCTTAGATTTATCTAAAAACTATTCACAAGAAGAAATTGATGCATTAATTAAAAAATCGCCTTACTACAAAGCAACATCAAACGATGTCGATTGGTTAAGTAAAGTGTCTATGCAAGGTGCTGTTCAGAAATGGGTAGATCATTCAATTAGTGTAACTATTAATTTACCAAACGATGTTTCTGAAGATTTAGTAGGTCAGTTATATTTAAAAGCTTGGGAAGTTGGTTGTAAAGGTGTTACCGTATATCGTGATGGATCTCGTGCTGGAGTTTTAATTTCTAACGACGAGAAGAAAGAGGAAGAAAACATTGACATGTTAACTACTTTTCCTACAAAACGACCTCATACACTAGAAGCCGATGTAGTACGTTTTCAGAATAATAAAGAAAAATGGATTGCCTTTATTGGTTTAATAGACGATAAGCCTTACGAAGTTTTTACAGGTTTAACAGACGATGAAGATGGAATATTAATTCCGCGTTGGGTAAATGAAGGATTAATTATTAAAAATAAAAATGAAGACGGGACAACACGTTACGATTTTCAATATCAAAATAAAAGAGGGTACAAAACCACTATCGAAGGCTTGTCTCATAAATTCAACCCTGAGTTCTGGAATTACGCAAAATTAATTTCTAGTACATTACGTCATGGTATGCCAATCGATAAAATTGTAGACTTAATTAACAGTTTACAATTAGATAGCGAATCTATTAATACTTGGAAAAATGGTGTTGTAAGAGCGTTAAAACGTTTCGTAGCCGATGGTACACATGCTAAAGGA contains:
- a CDS encoding AIR synthase related protein, encoding MSQEVSKRYAQRGVSASKSDVHNAIKNIDKGLFPKAFCKIVPDYLSQDEAYCLIMHADGAGTKSALAYMYWKETGDVSVWKGIAQDALIMNIDDLLCVGATDNIMLSSTIGRNKNVITGEVLSAIINGTEELIEDLKSFGVTIHSTGGETADVGDLVRTIIVDSTVTARMKREDVIDNANIREGDVIVGLESFGQATYEKEYNGGMGSNGLTSARHDVFHNYLAEKFPESFDAAVPSDLVYSGQMKLTDKVEGSPLDAGKLVLSPTRTYAPIIKAILSKYNKENIHGMVHCSGGAQTKILHFVNQFHIIKDNLFPIPPLFKLIQEQSKTEWKEMYQVFNCGHRMELYVSPDVAQDIIAISKSFNVDAQIIGRVEASEKKRLSIKSEFGLFEYE
- a CDS encoding DUF3078 domain-containing protein, whose product is MKYNIFFLLCFIVQFSIAQPDSLYIKKKNIVVEPTPKWENKNKGGIDLNEVAFVNWSSGGSNSISAILSVKSTLDYTYRDFVWSSSINSRYGINQQESQPLKKTDDLFELNSSLGYRRSKNSKWYYSARLNFKTQFANGYSYPDTSNPISKFMAPGYMFFGGGMEYGKDIKRLSLYVSPLTFKSTFVLDENLANAGAFGVSPAIYDDEGNVLVPGEKVREELGILVTNYYELDVAKNVSLKSTANFYTDYLNSFGNIDVDWEVLVDFKVNNFIKASLGSQLKYDNDVKTVVVIDEDADEYAQGGAKVQWRQLLGVGFVVDF
- a CDS encoding adenosylcobalamin-dependent ribonucleoside-diphosphate reductase, with product MNVDSLPIQRKTYTQDEAFEAALKYFKGDDLAARVWLNKYALKDSDGNIYELTPNDMHRRIAKEIARIEVRYPNPLSEEEIFDLIKDFKYIVPQGSPMAGIGNPFQIASLSNCFVIGNSGDSDSYGGIMKIDQEQVQLMKRRGGVGHDLSHIRPKGSPVKNSALTSTGIVPFMERYSNSTREVAQDGRRGALMLSVSVNHPDSEDFIDAKLEQGKVTGANVSVRIDDEFMKAVKLNGEYTQKYPIFSDNPKFTKTIQADGIWKKIVHNAWKSAEPGILFWDTIINESVPDCYSDFGYKTVSTNPCGEIPLCPYDSCRLLAINLFSYVDKPFTKDASFNFEKFSKHIAVAQRIMDDIIDLELEKIDGILAKIAADPELDVVKATEKQLWENIKHKAEEGRRTGIGITAEGDMLAALGIRYGSKEGNAFSVEVHKKLAIEAYRASVYTAKDRGAFGVYDSELEKNNPFIQRLKEADSKLYYDMLEYGRRNIALLTIAPTGTTSLMTQTSSGIEPVFMPVYKRRRKVNPNDKNVRVDFVDEVGDSWEEYVVFHHRFKEWMEVNGLDLSKNYSQEEIDALIKKSPYYKATSNDVDWLSKVSMQGAVQKWVDHSISVTINLPNDVSEDLVGQLYLKAWEVGCKGVTVYRDGSRAGVLISNDEKKEEENIDMLTTFPTKRPHTLEADVVRFQNNKEKWIAFIGLIDDKPYEVFTGLTDDEDGILIPRWVNEGLIIKNKNEDGTTRYDFQYQNKRGYKTTIEGLSHKFNPEFWNYAKLISSTLRHGMPIDKIVDLINSLQLDSESINTWKNGVVRALKRFVADGTHAKGQTCSNCDSENLIYQEGCLTCKDCGSSKCG